A window of Fictibacillus halophilus contains these coding sequences:
- a CDS encoding valine--tRNA ligase produces MTNEQKELTMPTKYDPKATEENRYDFWLKGKFFEAKSEEGKQPYTIVIPPPNVTGKLHLGHAWDTTLQDILTRTKRMQGYDVLWLPGMDHAGIATQAKVEGKLREEGISRYDLGREKFLEKSWEWKEEYAEFIRQQWAKLGLGLDYSRERFTLDEGLSDAVKEVFVTLYEKGLIYRGEYIINWDPQTKTALSDIEVIHQDVQGAFYHMKYPLADGSGHIEVATTRPETMLGDTAIAVHPKDERYQHLIGKKAILPIVGREIEIVGDDYVDMEFGSGAVKITPAHDPNDFEIGNRHNLERILVMDEGGQMNDNAGAYQGLDRFECRKQIVKDLQEQGVLFKIEEHIHSVGHSERSGAVVEPYLSTQWFVKMQPLADEAIKLQKGEDKINFVPDRFENTYMRWIENIRDWCISRQLWWGHRIPAWFHKETGEIYVGKTEPKDPENWEQDTDVLDTWFSSALWPFSTMGWPDEEAADYKRYFPGNVLVTGYDIITFWVSRMVFQSIEFTEQKPFNDVLIHGLVRDSEGRKMSKSLGNGVDPMDVIEKYGADALRFFLSTGSSPGNDLRFYWEKVESTWNFANKIWNASRFALMNMDGMQYDEIDLSGKKSLADQWILTRLNETAEDITRLIDAYEFGEVGRLLYNFIWDDLCDWYIEMAKLPLYGEDEEAKKTTRSVLAHVLDHTLRLLHPFMPFITEEIWQHLPHKGESITIAAWPEKREDLHFPEAAKEFALITEVIRSVRNIRSEMNVAPSKPIELQIKPKNKEILTALESNRHYLVRFCNPGELIISDEISAPEKSMSTILTGLEMYLPLEGLLNIDEEIKRLEKEAEKYAKEVERVQKKLSNEGFMKKAPEKVIEEERAKEADYQEKYDNVLARIKELQS; encoded by the coding sequence ATGACGAACGAACAGAAAGAACTGACGATGCCAACGAAATACGATCCGAAGGCTACTGAAGAAAATCGTTATGATTTTTGGTTAAAAGGCAAATTTTTTGAAGCAAAGAGTGAGGAAGGAAAACAGCCGTATACGATTGTAATCCCACCTCCTAACGTTACAGGAAAACTGCACCTCGGGCACGCATGGGACACTACGCTTCAAGATATCTTAACGCGAACAAAACGTATGCAAGGATACGATGTTCTGTGGCTCCCTGGGATGGACCACGCCGGTATTGCGACCCAAGCAAAAGTAGAAGGGAAGCTTCGTGAAGAAGGGATATCTCGATACGACTTAGGCCGTGAAAAGTTCTTAGAGAAGTCTTGGGAATGGAAAGAAGAGTATGCTGAGTTCATTCGTCAGCAATGGGCAAAACTAGGGCTTGGTCTAGATTATTCTCGTGAGCGCTTTACATTAGATGAGGGATTATCTGATGCAGTTAAAGAGGTTTTCGTTACCCTATATGAAAAAGGATTAATCTACCGCGGTGAGTACATCATCAACTGGGACCCACAAACGAAAACAGCTCTTTCTGATATTGAAGTTATCCACCAAGATGTTCAAGGTGCGTTCTATCATATGAAATATCCACTAGCAGATGGGTCTGGACATATCGAAGTAGCTACAACTCGTCCTGAGACGATGCTGGGTGATACAGCGATCGCTGTACATCCGAAAGATGAGCGTTATCAGCATCTAATAGGTAAGAAAGCGATTCTGCCAATCGTTGGACGTGAGATCGAAATTGTTGGAGATGATTATGTTGATATGGAATTTGGTTCAGGCGCTGTAAAAATCACACCTGCGCATGATCCGAATGACTTTGAGATCGGTAACAGACACAACCTTGAGCGTATCCTTGTAATGGATGAAGGCGGTCAGATGAACGACAATGCTGGTGCTTACCAAGGACTAGACCGGTTTGAGTGCCGAAAGCAGATCGTTAAAGATCTTCAGGAGCAAGGTGTATTGTTCAAGATCGAAGAGCATATTCATTCTGTTGGTCACTCTGAGCGTAGTGGAGCAGTTGTTGAACCATATCTTTCAACACAATGGTTTGTTAAGATGCAGCCGTTAGCTGACGAAGCGATCAAGCTTCAAAAAGGTGAAGATAAGATAAACTTTGTTCCTGACCGCTTCGAGAACACGTATATGCGTTGGATAGAAAACATTCGTGATTGGTGTATCTCTCGTCAGCTTTGGTGGGGTCACCGAATCCCTGCATGGTTCCATAAAGAAACGGGAGAGATTTACGTTGGTAAGACAGAACCAAAAGACCCGGAAAATTGGGAGCAGGATACAGATGTTCTAGACACGTGGTTCTCATCTGCTCTATGGCCGTTCTCAACGATGGGTTGGCCAGACGAGGAAGCTGCTGATTACAAGCGCTACTTCCCAGGAAACGTACTCGTAACAGGTTACGATATCATTACGTTCTGGGTTTCAAGAATGGTCTTCCAATCGATCGAGTTTACGGAACAAAAGCCATTTAATGATGTGTTGATTCACGGTCTCGTTCGTGACTCCGAAGGGAGAAAGATGAGTAAATCACTCGGCAATGGTGTTGACCCGATGGATGTTATCGAGAAGTATGGCGCTGATGCATTGCGTTTCTTCTTATCTACAGGAAGTTCACCAGGAAACGACCTCCGTTTTTATTGGGAAAAAGTAGAGTCTACTTGGAACTTTGCTAATAAGATCTGGAACGCATCTCGTTTCGCTTTGATGAACATGGATGGCATGCAATACGATGAGATTGATCTAAGCGGAAAGAAATCATTAGCAGATCAATGGATTCTCACTCGATTGAATGAAACAGCAGAAGATATCACACGTTTGATCGATGCTTACGAATTCGGTGAAGTGGGACGCCTGCTCTATAACTTTATCTGGGATGACCTGTGTGACTGGTACATCGAAATGGCGAAACTTCCACTCTATGGGGAAGACGAAGAAGCGAAGAAAACAACTCGTTCTGTTCTAGCTCATGTGTTAGACCATACGTTAAGATTGCTTCATCCTTTCATGCCGTTTATAACAGAAGAGATCTGGCAGCACTTGCCTCATAAGGGTGAATCGATCACCATTGCTGCTTGGCCAGAAAAGCGCGAAGACCTTCATTTTCCTGAAGCAGCAAAAGAATTTGCGCTCATTACAGAGGTGATCCGTTCAGTTCGTAACATTCGTTCTGAAATGAACGTTGCACCTAGTAAGCCGATCGAACTGCAGATCAAACCAAAGAATAAAGAAATTCTTACAGCTCTTGAATCAAATCGACACTATTTAGTTCGTTTCTGTAACCCTGGTGAACTCATCATCTCAGACGAGATCTCGGCACCTGAGAAGAGCATGAGCACGATTTTAACAGGTTTAGAAATGTACCTTCCACTTGAAGGGTTATTAAATATTGATGAAGAAATTAAAAGACTTGAAAAAGAAGCAGAAAAATACGCGAAGGAAGTAGAGCGCGTACAGAAAAAATTAAGCAATGAAGGATTTATGAAGAAGGCACCTGAAAAGGTAATAGAAGAAGAGCGTGCAAAAGAAGCGGATTATCAAGAGAAATATGATAACGTATTGGCACGTATTAAAGAACTTCAAAGCTAA
- the ysxE gene encoding spore coat protein YsxE: MTTEKETLNYGPVLFHYDLFPEKLEQHGKVKKVITKRGTFALKEAEMTEDERSWFTHVIQRLSEIGFHQVVPLYPTKFGDYTVQLGSRTYYLMPWFASDERNERAKDEVLIDHLGKIHALTLKEQDFSNEVVEHSYQYLMNRWENRQYEMERFTEEAEQKTYMSPFELTYLSHFHQIMRMTEEAKRRLKEWYETCQREKRYRSVLCHGKVSRNHLIFNPTGEGHLLNFEKAVLDTPIRDLAVYFRRAAHQKEWTPEEGKSLLDLYEKHVPLLNEERGLLISYLSYPEPVFNAVDLYCMKRNDYSQIEMVHRLESRIRAMKKIRDFCDAIMMAPPPAPLEQTDSMPTKIHINDEGDHI, encoded by the coding sequence ATGACAACGGAAAAAGAAACATTAAATTACGGGCCCGTCCTTTTTCATTATGATCTATTTCCTGAAAAGTTAGAGCAGCATGGGAAAGTAAAGAAGGTCATAACGAAAAGGGGTACATTTGCACTGAAAGAAGCAGAGATGACAGAGGACGAAAGAAGTTGGTTTACGCATGTGATTCAGCGTCTCTCTGAGATTGGTTTTCATCAGGTCGTTCCTCTGTATCCAACAAAGTTTGGCGATTATACGGTTCAGTTAGGATCTAGAACGTATTATTTAATGCCGTGGTTTGCGTCTGATGAAAGAAATGAGAGAGCGAAAGACGAAGTTCTTATTGATCACTTAGGAAAGATCCATGCGTTAACACTGAAGGAGCAAGACTTTTCGAATGAAGTGGTCGAACATTCGTATCAATATCTCATGAACAGATGGGAAAACAGGCAATATGAGATGGAGAGATTTACGGAAGAAGCAGAACAGAAAACGTATATGTCTCCCTTTGAACTAACGTATCTCAGTCACTTTCATCAAATTATGAGAATGACAGAAGAAGCGAAAAGAAGATTGAAAGAGTGGTATGAAACGTGTCAAAGAGAGAAACGTTACCGGAGCGTACTTTGTCACGGAAAGGTTTCAAGAAATCACCTGATCTTTAATCCAACTGGAGAAGGTCATCTACTCAATTTTGAAAAAGCCGTTCTGGATACGCCAATTAGAGACTTAGCGGTTTATTTTAGAAGAGCGGCACATCAAAAAGAATGGACTCCCGAAGAAGGAAAATCGTTATTAGATCTGTATGAAAAACATGTTCCATTGCTAAATGAAGAAAGAGGATTATTAATTAGTTATTTATCTTATCCTGAACCTGTTTTTAATGCAGTAGATCTTTATTGTATGAAACGAAACGATTATTCTCAAATTGAAATGGTGCATAGGCTTGAGAGCAGAATAAGAGCAATGAAAAAAATCCGGGATTTCTGTGATGCGATTATGATGGCTCCCCCACCTGCACCTTTAGAACAAACAGATTCTATGCCAACAAAAATTCACATAAATGATGAAGGAGATCACATATAA